One part of the Leucobacter triazinivorans genome encodes these proteins:
- a CDS encoding aspartate carbamoyltransferase catalytic subunit, translating into MRHLLDTRTLSRDDAIRILDTAEDMAAAQQREVKKLPALRGKTVVNLFYEDSTRTRISFEAAAKRLSADVINFSAKGSSVSKGESLKDTAQTLQAIGADGVVIRHPASGAPERLARSGWIDAGVLNAGDGTHEHPTQALLDAFTMRRRLFGSGAGVSDASGSRGRDLDGVSVAIVGDVAHSRVARSNLWLLNALGAHVTFVAPETLLPYGARDWPVKIHHSLDAALRDERPEVVMMLRIQSERMHAAFFPNEREYARNWGLDDARLERLVDEAIVMHPGPMNRGLEISSRAADSERSTVLEQVANGVSVRMAALYLLLSGEREASI; encoded by the coding sequence ATGAGGCACCTCCTCGACACCCGGACGTTGAGCAGGGACGACGCGATTCGGATCCTCGACACCGCCGAGGACATGGCTGCGGCCCAGCAGCGCGAGGTCAAGAAGCTCCCGGCGCTGCGCGGCAAGACCGTGGTGAACCTCTTCTACGAGGACTCCACCCGCACCCGCATCTCATTCGAGGCCGCGGCGAAGCGCCTGAGCGCCGACGTGATCAACTTCAGCGCGAAGGGGTCGTCCGTCTCGAAGGGCGAGTCGCTCAAGGACACGGCGCAGACGCTGCAGGCCATCGGCGCCGACGGCGTCGTGATCCGGCACCCGGCATCCGGAGCGCCGGAGCGCCTGGCCCGCAGCGGCTGGATCGACGCGGGCGTGCTCAACGCGGGTGACGGCACCCACGAGCACCCCACCCAGGCCCTGCTCGACGCCTTCACGATGCGGCGCCGCCTCTTCGGAAGCGGTGCCGGCGTATCCGACGCGAGCGGCAGCCGCGGTCGCGACCTCGACGGGGTCTCCGTTGCGATCGTCGGCGACGTCGCGCACTCGCGCGTGGCCCGATCCAACCTCTGGCTGCTCAACGCCCTCGGGGCGCACGTGACCTTCGTCGCGCCGGAGACGCTGCTGCCCTACGGTGCACGGGACTGGCCGGTGAAGATCCACCACTCCCTCGACGCCGCGCTGCGTGACGAGCGCCCCGAGGTCGTCATGATGCTGCGCATCCAGAGCGAGCGCATGCACGCCGCCTTCTTCCCCAACGAGCGCGAGTACGCGCGCAACTGGGGTCTCGACGACGCCCGCCTGGAGCGGCTCGTCGACGAGGCGATCGTGATGCACCCCGGCCCCATGAACCGCGGACTCGAGATCTCCTCGCGCGCGGCCGATTCCGAGCGCTCGACGGTGCTCGAACAGGTGGCCAACGGCGTCTCCGTGCGCATGGCGGCGCTGTATCTCCTACTGTCCGGCGAGCGAGAGGCGAGCATATGA
- a CDS encoding dihydroorotase, with amino-acid sequence MSTPDILIRGARLAAQLTERGGDVSAAPQVDLRISNGTIVERVAQADGGIAARDGERVIDADGLVALTGLVDLHTHLREPGFEQSETVLTGTRAAAAGGFTSVFAMANTLPVQDTAGVVEQVQRLGDAAGYATVRPIGAVTDDLAGERLSEIGAMAQSRAEVRVFSDDGKCVHDPLLMRRALEYVKTFDGVIAQHAQDPRLTEGAQMNEGALSSELGLKGWPAVAEESIIARDVLLAEHIGARLHICHLSTAGSVEVIRWAKARGVQVTAEVTPHHLILTEELVRSYDARYKVNPPLRREEDVRALRRAVAEGVIDIIATDHAPHPIEAKECEWDVAAFGMVGLESALPIALLTLVNEGHASWAQLETLLSRRPAEIGRLEGHPTALEAGQPADIALVDPSGSSEFDLARLRGLSVNSPYLGMELPGRVAYTVRRGYLTLDGGELVDPGTVAAAALVSQGGEL; translated from the coding sequence ATGAGCACCCCCGACATCCTGATCCGCGGCGCGCGTCTCGCGGCCCAGCTGACCGAGCGGGGCGGCGACGTCTCCGCGGCGCCGCAGGTGGATCTGCGGATCTCGAACGGCACGATCGTCGAGCGCGTCGCTCAGGCGGACGGCGGGATCGCCGCGCGCGACGGCGAACGAGTTATCGACGCCGACGGGCTGGTCGCGCTGACGGGCCTGGTGGATCTGCACACGCACCTGCGCGAGCCGGGGTTCGAGCAGTCGGAGACCGTGCTCACCGGCACCCGCGCGGCGGCCGCCGGCGGCTTCACGAGCGTCTTCGCCATGGCCAACACCCTGCCCGTGCAGGACACGGCAGGCGTCGTCGAGCAGGTGCAGCGCCTCGGAGACGCCGCGGGCTATGCGACCGTGCGCCCCATCGGCGCCGTCACCGACGATCTCGCCGGCGAGCGCCTCAGCGAGATCGGCGCCATGGCGCAGTCCCGCGCCGAGGTGCGCGTCTTCTCCGACGACGGCAAGTGCGTGCACGATCCGCTGCTCATGCGCCGCGCGCTCGAGTACGTGAAGACCTTCGACGGCGTCATCGCGCAGCACGCGCAGGATCCGCGCCTCACGGAGGGCGCGCAGATGAACGAGGGCGCGCTGTCGAGCGAGCTCGGGCTCAAGGGCTGGCCCGCGGTCGCCGAGGAGTCGATCATCGCCCGCGACGTGCTGCTCGCCGAGCACATCGGGGCCCGGCTGCACATCTGCCACCTCTCGACCGCCGGGTCGGTCGAGGTGATCCGCTGGGCGAAGGCGCGGGGCGTGCAGGTCACCGCCGAGGTCACGCCGCACCACCTCATCCTCACCGAGGAGCTCGTGCGCAGCTACGACGCCCGCTACAAGGTCAACCCGCCGCTGCGGCGCGAGGAGGACGTGCGAGCGCTGCGCCGCGCCGTCGCGGAGGGCGTCATCGACATCATCGCCACCGACCACGCCCCGCACCCCATCGAGGCGAAGGAGTGCGAGTGGGATGTCGCCGCGTTCGGCATGGTGGGACTCGAGTCGGCGCTGCCGATCGCGCTGCTCACCCTCGTGAACGAGGGGCACGCCAGCTGGGCGCAGCTCGAGACGCTGCTCTCGCGCCGGCCCGCCGAGATCGGTCGCCTGGAGGGGCATCCGACGGCGCTCGAGGCCGGGCAGCCGGCCGATATCGCACTGGTCGACCCGAGCGGCTCGAGCGAGTTCGACCTTGCGCGCCTGCGGGGCCTCAGCGTCAATTCGCCCTATCTCGGCATGGAGCTTCCCGGCCGGGTCGCCTACACCGTGCGCCGGGGCTATCTGACGCTCGACGGCGGCGAGCTGGTCGACCCCGGCACGGTGGCCGCCGCGGCGCTCGTCTCGCAGGGCGGCGAGCTGTGA
- the carA gene encoding glutamine-hydrolyzing carbamoyl-phosphate synthase small subunit, with protein sequence MTTASATHSVTEVTAPPASAVATGPAVLVLEDGTRYSGRAYGATGRTLGEVVFSTGMTGYQETLTDPSYAGQIVLMTAPHIGNTGANDTDMESRRIWVSGFVVRDPARRVSNFRAERSLDEDLVNDGVVGISGIDTRAVTRHIRSAGAMRAGIFSGGDAELSEAEQLELVRGQAGMAGKNLSAQVTTPERYDVPAAEGVERVGSIAVLDLGIKRATVQYLSEHGFDVIVLPAATTLEQVREIAPDALFYSNGPGDPAASEDAVALLRELLRDGLPYFGICFGNQLLGRALGLGTYKLPFGHRGINQPVLDKRTGRVEITAQNHGFAVDAPIEGEFEAPEGFGRVRVSHYSLNDQVVEGLECLDIPAFSVQYHPEAAAGPHDAFYLFHRFRELVSTRSARSTSGKTQEA encoded by the coding sequence ATGACCACAGCTTCAGCAACACACTCGGTGACCGAGGTCACCGCCCCGCCCGCCTCCGCGGTCGCGACCGGCCCGGCCGTGCTCGTGCTCGAGGACGGCACCCGCTACTCGGGGCGCGCCTACGGCGCGACGGGTCGCACGCTCGGCGAGGTGGTGTTCTCGACGGGCATGACGGGCTACCAGGAGACGCTCACCGACCCCTCCTACGCCGGGCAGATCGTGCTCATGACGGCGCCCCACATCGGCAATACCGGAGCCAACGACACCGACATGGAGTCGCGCAGGATCTGGGTGTCGGGCTTCGTCGTGCGGGATCCCGCGCGACGCGTCTCCAACTTCCGCGCCGAGCGCTCGCTCGACGAGGATCTCGTGAACGACGGCGTGGTGGGCATCTCGGGGATCGACACCCGTGCGGTCACCCGCCACATCCGCTCCGCGGGCGCCATGCGCGCGGGCATCTTCTCGGGCGGCGACGCCGAGCTCTCCGAGGCCGAGCAGCTCGAACTCGTGCGCGGGCAGGCCGGCATGGCCGGCAAGAACCTCTCCGCACAGGTCACCACTCCCGAGCGCTACGACGTGCCCGCCGCCGAGGGCGTGGAGCGCGTCGGATCGATCGCCGTGCTCGACCTCGGCATCAAACGCGCCACGGTGCAGTACCTGTCGGAGCACGGCTTCGACGTGATCGTGCTTCCCGCGGCCACGACGCTCGAGCAGGTGCGCGAGATCGCGCCCGATGCACTGTTCTACTCCAATGGCCCCGGCGATCCCGCCGCCTCCGAAGATGCAGTCGCGCTGCTGCGCGAGCTGCTGCGCGACGGGCTGCCCTACTTCGGCATCTGCTTCGGCAACCAGCTGCTGGGCCGGGCGCTCGGCCTCGGCACCTACAAGCTGCCGTTCGGGCACCGCGGCATCAACCAGCCCGTGCTCGACAAGCGCACCGGGCGGGTCGAGATCACCGCCCAGAACCACGGTTTCGCGGTCGACGCCCCCATCGAGGGCGAGTTCGAGGCTCCCGAGGGGTTCGGCCGGGTGCGGGTGAGCCACTACAGCCTCAACGACCAGGTGGTCGAGGGGCTCGAGTGCCTCGACATTCCGGCCTTCTCGGTGCAGTACCATCCCGAGGCCGCGGCGGGGCCGCACGACGCCTTCTATCTGTTCCATCGATTCCGCGAGCTGGTTTCGACTCGCTCCGCTCGCTCAACCAGCGGAAAGACCCAGGAGGCCTGA
- the carB gene encoding carbamoyl-phosphate synthase large subunit translates to MPKRSDINSVLVIGSGPIVIGQACEFDYSGTQACRVLREEGVRVILVNSNPATIMTDPDFADATYVEPITPEVIESIIVKERPDAILPTLGGQTALNAAIALHEQGILEKHGVELIGAKVDAIRRGEDRQIFKDLVIESGADVARSHIAHTLEEAKEFAKDLGYPLVVRPSFTMGGLGSGFAYTEEDLVRIAGDGLHYSPTSEVLLEESILGWKEYELELMRDTADNTVVVCSIENVDAVGVHTGDSITVAPALTLTDREFQKLRDIGIDIIRRVGVDTGGCNIQYAVDPKTGRIIVIEMNPRVSRSSALASKATGFPIAKIAAKLALGYRLDEIPNDITQQTPASFEPTIDYVVVKAPRFAFEKFPAADDTLTTTMKSVGEAMAIGRNFTTALQKSLRSLEKRGTSFHWSEETRPVAEILETIKRPTDGRIVDVQQALRLGATIEQVFESTAIDPWFLDQIQLINEVAESVKAAPQLTLDVLREAKDHGFSDAQIAAIRGVSESEIRGLRHGLGLRPVFKTVDTCAGEFPALTPYHYSSYDLETEVAPSERKKVVILGSGPNRIGQGVEFDYSCVHASFALSEAGYETIMINCNPETVSTDYDTSDRLYFEPLTLEDVLEVIHAEQRSGELLGVVVQLGGQTALGLAQPLKDAGIPILGTTPEAIDLAEERGAFAGILEQAGLVAPRNGTAIDEEGAVRVAEEIGYPVLVRPSFVLGGRGMEIVYDTESLHGYFGRIEGHALVGPGHPLLVDRFLDDAIEIDVDALYDGEQLYVGGVMEHIEEAGVHSGDSSCTLPPVTLGHDQIARVREATLGIAEGIGVRGLLNVQFAIGQGVLYVLEANPRASRTVPFVSKALGIPLAKAASRIMAGESIQQLIDAGFLPERDGSRAPIDAPIAVKEAVLPFKRFRTHQGLVVDSLLGPEMRSTGEVMGMDRDFPTAFAKSQSAAGSELPTSGTVFLSVADRDKRSIVQPALRLQELGYRILATQGTQVVLARNGISSEVARKHSAHAEGDTIVDLINRGEIDMIINTPSGSSARADGYEIRAAAVAADKPIFTTVSELSAAVGAISAQQQGFAVKSLQAYELDRRAAREAE, encoded by the coding sequence ATGCCCAAGCGTTCAGACATCAATTCCGTCCTCGTCATCGGCTCCGGCCCGATCGTCATCGGCCAGGCCTGCGAGTTCGACTACTCGGGCACCCAGGCCTGCCGCGTGCTGCGCGAGGAGGGCGTGCGCGTCATCCTGGTCAACTCGAACCCCGCGACCATCATGACCGACCCCGACTTCGCCGACGCCACCTACGTCGAGCCCATCACCCCCGAGGTGATCGAGTCGATCATCGTCAAGGAGCGCCCCGACGCGATCCTGCCGACCCTGGGCGGGCAGACGGCGCTCAACGCGGCCATCGCGCTGCACGAGCAGGGCATCCTCGAGAAGCACGGCGTCGAGCTCATCGGCGCGAAGGTCGACGCGATCCGCCGCGGCGAGGATCGCCAGATCTTCAAGGACCTGGTGATCGAGTCGGGCGCCGACGTGGCCCGGTCCCACATCGCCCACACGCTCGAGGAGGCGAAGGAGTTCGCCAAGGATCTCGGCTACCCGCTCGTGGTGCGCCCGTCCTTCACCATGGGCGGGCTGGGCTCCGGCTTCGCCTACACCGAGGAGGATCTCGTCCGCATCGCGGGCGACGGCCTGCACTACAGCCCGACGAGCGAGGTGCTGCTCGAGGAGTCGATCCTCGGGTGGAAGGAGTACGAGCTCGAGCTCATGCGCGACACCGCCGACAACACGGTGGTCGTCTGCTCGATCGAGAACGTCGACGCGGTCGGCGTGCACACGGGCGACTCGATCACCGTGGCGCCGGCGCTGACGCTCACCGATCGCGAGTTCCAGAAGCTGCGCGACATCGGCATCGACATCATCCGCCGCGTGGGCGTCGACACCGGCGGCTGCAACATCCAGTACGCCGTCGATCCGAAGACGGGGCGCATCATCGTCATCGAGATGAACCCGCGCGTCTCGCGCTCCTCGGCGCTCGCCTCGAAGGCCACCGGCTTCCCGATCGCGAAGATCGCCGCCAAGCTGGCGCTCGGCTATCGCCTCGACGAGATCCCGAACGACATCACGCAGCAGACGCCCGCGAGCTTCGAACCCACCATCGACTACGTCGTGGTGAAGGCGCCCCGCTTCGCGTTCGAGAAGTTCCCGGCCGCCGACGACACCCTCACCACCACCATGAAATCGGTGGGCGAGGCGATGGCGATCGGCCGCAACTTCACGACCGCGCTGCAGAAGTCGCTGCGCTCGCTCGAGAAGCGCGGCACCTCGTTCCACTGGAGTGAGGAGACCCGCCCGGTCGCCGAGATCCTCGAGACGATCAAGCGCCCCACCGACGGCCGCATCGTCGACGTGCAGCAGGCGCTGCGACTCGGTGCGACGATCGAGCAGGTCTTCGAGTCGACCGCGATCGACCCGTGGTTCCTCGACCAGATCCAGCTCATCAACGAGGTCGCCGAGTCGGTGAAGGCCGCGCCGCAGCTCACGCTTGACGTGCTGCGCGAGGCCAAGGATCACGGTTTCTCGGACGCGCAGATCGCGGCGATCCGCGGCGTCTCCGAGTCCGAGATCCGCGGTCTGCGCCACGGCCTCGGCCTGCGCCCGGTCTTCAAGACGGTCGACACGTGCGCCGGCGAGTTCCCGGCCCTCACGCCCTACCACTACTCGTCGTACGACCTCGAGACCGAGGTCGCGCCGAGCGAGCGCAAGAAGGTCGTGATCCTCGGTTCGGGCCCGAACCGCATCGGCCAGGGCGTCGAGTTCGACTACTCGTGCGTGCACGCCTCCTTCGCGCTGTCCGAGGCGGGCTACGAGACCATCATGATCAACTGCAACCCCGAGACGGTCTCGACCGACTACGACACGAGCGACCGGCTGTACTTCGAGCCGCTGACCCTCGAGGACGTCCTCGAGGTGATCCACGCGGAGCAGCGCAGCGGTGAGCTCCTGGGCGTCGTCGTGCAGCTCGGCGGACAGACCGCGCTCGGTCTCGCGCAGCCGCTCAAGGATGCCGGGATCCCGATCCTCGGCACGACTCCCGAGGCGATCGACCTCGCCGAGGAGCGCGGCGCGTTCGCGGGCATCCTCGAGCAGGCGGGTCTCGTCGCCCCCCGCAACGGCACGGCGATCGACGAGGAGGGCGCGGTGCGCGTGGCCGAGGAGATCGGCTACCCGGTGCTCGTGCGCCCCTCGTTCGTGCTCGGCGGTCGCGGCATGGAGATCGTCTACGACACGGAATCGCTGCATGGCTACTTCGGCCGCATCGAGGGTCACGCCCTCGTCGGCCCCGGCCACCCGCTGCTCGTCGACCGCTTCCTCGACGACGCGATCGAGATCGACGTGGACGCGCTCTACGACGGCGAGCAGCTCTACGTGGGCGGCGTGATGGAGCACATCGAAGAGGCGGGGGTGCACTCGGGCGACTCCAGCTGTACCCTGCCGCCCGTCACGCTGGGTCACGATCAGATCGCCCGGGTGCGCGAGGCCACGCTCGGCATCGCCGAGGGGATCGGCGTGCGCGGGCTGCTCAACGTGCAGTTCGCGATCGGCCAGGGCGTGCTCTACGTGCTCGAGGCGAACCCTCGCGCGTCGCGCACCGTCCCGTTCGTGTCGAAGGCGCTGGGGATCCCGCTCGCCAAGGCCGCCTCGCGGATCATGGCGGGGGAGAGCATCCAGCAGCTCATCGACGCCGGCTTCCTGCCCGAACGCGACGGCTCGCGCGCGCCGATCGACGCGCCCATCGCGGTCAAGGAGGCGGTGCTGCCGTTCAAGCGCTTCCGCACGCACCAGGGACTCGTCGTCGACTCGCTGCTCGGTCCCGAGATGCGCTCGACCGGCGAGGTCATGGGCATGGACCGGGATTTCCCGACGGCGTTCGCGAAGAGCCAGTCCGCGGCGGGCAGCGAGCTGCCGACCTCGGGCACGGTGTTCCTGTCCGTGGCGGATCGCGACAAGCGCTCGATCGTGCAGCCGGCGCTGCGCCTCCAGGAGCTGGGATACCGGATCCTCGCGACGCAGGGCACCCAGGTCGTGCTCGCGCGCAACGGGATCTCCTCCGAGGTCGCGCGCAAGCACTCGGCGCACGCCGAGGGCGACACGATCGTCGACCTCATCAATCGCGGCGAGATCGACATGATCATCAACACGCCCTCGGGCAGCTCGGCCCGCGCCGACGGCTACGAGATCCGTGCGGCGGCGGTCGCGGCGGACAAGCCGATCTTCACCACCGTCTCCGAGCTCTCGGCCGCGGTGGGCGCGATCTCGGCGCAGCAGCAGGGCTTCGCTGTGAAGTCGCTGCAGGCGTACGAGCTCGATCGCCGCGCGGCGCGCGAGGCGGAGTGA
- the pyrF gene encoding orotidine-5'-phosphate decarboxylase, whose product MSAVASRAEGAFSNRLAVALAARRHLCVGIDPHAPLLDAWGLPDDASGAERMGREVVAAAAGVAACVKPQIAFFERFGAAGFAALERVLADARAAGVLVIADVKRGDIGSSFAAYAAAWLTPGSPLEADAMTVTAYQGFGSLSGAFDLVRDHGKGLFVLAATSNPEARAVQLARREDGRTVAQAMVDDALAFASPLDRHVNSVGVVLGATLTLADFGIDIELPPAKPALPVLAPGFGHQGARAEDALGIFGGLGWALLANESRSILAEGAPGLAGRVRARSEAIGEALSRG is encoded by the coding sequence GTGAGCGCGGTGGCATCGCGCGCCGAGGGCGCCTTCTCCAACCGTCTCGCCGTCGCGCTGGCGGCACGGCGCCACCTGTGCGTGGGGATCGATCCGCACGCGCCGCTGCTCGACGCCTGGGGGCTGCCCGACGATGCCTCCGGCGCCGAGCGCATGGGGCGCGAGGTGGTGGCCGCGGCCGCCGGGGTCGCGGCGTGCGTCAAACCGCAGATCGCCTTCTTCGAGCGGTTCGGCGCGGCGGGCTTCGCCGCGCTCGAGCGGGTGCTCGCCGACGCGCGCGCGGCGGGGGTGCTCGTGATCGCCGATGTGAAGCGCGGCGACATCGGCTCGAGTTTCGCGGCCTACGCGGCGGCCTGGCTGACGCCGGGCTCCCCGCTCGAGGCCGACGCGATGACCGTCACGGCCTATCAGGGCTTCGGCAGCCTGTCGGGCGCATTCGATCTCGTGCGGGATCACGGCAAGGGCCTGTTCGTGCTCGCGGCGACCTCGAACCCCGAGGCGCGCGCGGTGCAGCTCGCGCGGCGCGAAGACGGGCGCACGGTGGCGCAGGCCATGGTGGACGACGCCCTCGCGTTCGCCTCGCCGCTCGACCGCCACGTGAACTCGGTCGGCGTCGTGCTCGGCGCCACGCTGACGCTCGCCGACTTCGGGATCGATATCGAGCTGCCCCCCGCGAAGCCGGCGCTGCCCGTGCTCGCTCCCGGCTTCGGCCACCAGGGCGCTCGGGCCGAGGATGCGCTGGGCATCTTCGGCGGGCTCGGGTGGGCGCTGCTCGCGAACGAGTCGCGCAGCATCCTCGCGGAGGGCGCGCCGGGGCTCGCGGGCCGCGTGCGGGCGCGCTCCGAGGCGATCGGCGAGGCGTTGTCGCGCGGGTGA
- the gmk gene encoding guanylate kinase, with protein MTNHSATPAMPEVDRVAANRAAIAARRARADLKQRLRSGELSPLRVLEQSRVPGSPAASLRITDYLLSFPAIGAVKAGRVREHLGISERKRLGGLGKLQRERLEQFVRERTGAAPDGARPPLTVLAGPTAVGKGTVASYIREHYDDIGLSVSATTRSPRPGEEEGTHYFFVDDEGFDRMLASDELLEWATVHNRYRYGTPRGPVLAAAERGEPLLLEIDLQGARQVRASMPEARLVFLAPPSWDELVERLVGRGTEDAAERQRRLETAKVELAAADEFDEIIVNDEVPRAAARLVELMRGTD; from the coding sequence ATGACGAACCACAGCGCCACACCCGCCATGCCGGAGGTCGATCGCGTCGCGGCGAATCGTGCCGCGATCGCGGCACGGCGCGCCCGAGCCGATCTGAAGCAGCGCCTGCGCAGCGGCGAGCTCTCGCCGCTGCGGGTGCTGGAGCAGTCCCGGGTGCCTGGCAGCCCCGCCGCGTCGCTGCGCATCACCGACTATCTGCTCTCGTTCCCGGCCATCGGCGCGGTCAAGGCCGGGCGCGTGCGCGAGCATCTCGGGATCTCCGAACGCAAGCGTCTCGGGGGGCTCGGCAAACTGCAGCGCGAGCGGCTGGAGCAGTTCGTGCGTGAGCGCACGGGCGCGGCGCCCGACGGGGCCCGGCCCCCGTTGACGGTGCTGGCCGGCCCCACCGCGGTCGGCAAGGGCACGGTGGCCTCCTACATCCGCGAGCACTACGACGACATCGGTCTCTCGGTGTCGGCGACCACCCGCTCGCCGCGCCCCGGCGAAGAGGAGGGCACCCACTACTTCTTCGTGGACGACGAGGGGTTCGACCGGATGCTCGCTTCGGACGAGCTGCTGGAGTGGGCCACGGTGCACAACCGCTACCGCTACGGCACGCCGCGGGGGCCGGTGCTCGCAGCAGCGGAACGGGGCGAGCCGCTGCTGCTCGAGATCGATCTGCAGGGTGCGCGCCAGGTGCGCGCGAGCATGCCCGAGGCGCGGCTCGTGTTCCTCGCGCCCCCGAGCTGGGACGAGCTGGTGGAGCGGCTCGTGGGCCGCGGCACCGAGGACGCCGCGGAGCGGCAGCGCCGGCTCGAGACCGCGAAGGTCGAACTCGCGGCGGCGGACGAGTTCGATGAGATCATCGTCAACGACGAGGTGCCGCGTGCGGCGGCCCGGCTGGTCGAACTGATGCGAGGGACCGACTGA
- a CDS encoding DMT family transporter, which yields MIPSLIDSAVRLGALLPMSDIDEVLAMDPRQLLGIPLALVGAALLAFGAQYQSRGLNKVERIVGESAGAGLSIRHVLNLLRRPSWVSGTLLLGVAVLFQIASLSLSPLIIVQPIGVVGLVITSILNSRLSGVRLGKRVKTSIGLCVLGIVVFVTIAAFTASDQPVTDAKLITILIIFAVVLVLALLLFVAFRHQGVALIYIVGAGVLYGFVATFAKVVIGRLQQGEFEWLTWTCVGALLVGALLGMVFVQNAYSSGPPDLVVAGLTVIDPIVAVLIGIVVLNEAAGAPPWAIVAFVLSGAVAVIGVLGLAKFHPQTGHSALDTGVAGGGRIS from the coding sequence GTGATCCCGAGCCTCATCGACTCAGCCGTGCGCCTGGGCGCCCTCCTCCCGATGTCGGACATCGATGAGGTGCTGGCGATGGATCCCCGGCAGCTGCTCGGCATCCCCCTCGCGCTGGTCGGCGCAGCGCTGCTCGCGTTCGGCGCGCAGTACCAGTCGCGGGGGCTCAACAAGGTCGAACGGATCGTCGGCGAGAGCGCGGGCGCCGGTCTCTCGATCCGGCACGTGCTCAATCTGCTGCGCCGACCGTCCTGGGTCAGCGGCACGCTGCTGCTCGGGGTGGCCGTGCTCTTCCAGATCGCGTCCCTGTCGTTGTCGCCGCTCATCATCGTGCAGCCGATCGGCGTGGTGGGCCTCGTGATCACCTCGATCCTCAATTCGCGCCTCAGCGGCGTGAGGCTCGGCAAGCGCGTGAAGACGTCCATCGGCCTGTGCGTGCTCGGCATCGTCGTCTTCGTGACGATCGCCGCCTTCACCGCCTCCGATCAACCGGTCACCGACGCGAAGCTCATCACGATCCTCATCATCTTCGCGGTGGTGCTCGTGCTGGCGCTCCTGCTCTTCGTCGCCTTCCGTCATCAGGGCGTCGCACTGATCTACATCGTGGGAGCCGGGGTGCTCTACGGCTTCGTGGCCACGTTCGCGAAGGTGGTGATCGGTCGGCTGCAGCAGGGTGAGTTCGAGTGGCTGACCTGGACCTGCGTGGGCGCGCTCCTGGTGGGCGCTCTGCTCGGCATGGTGTTCGTGCAGAACGCCTACTCCTCGGGGCCGCCCGATCTCGTCGTCGCGGGGCTCACCGTGATCGACCCGATCGTCGCCGTGCTCATCGGCATCGTGGTGCTGAACGAGGCCGCGGGCGCGCCCCCGTGGGCGATCGTCGCGTTCGTGCTCTCGGGAGCGGTCGCGGTGATCGGGGTGCTGGGGCTGGCGAAGTTCCACCCGCAGACGGGGCACTCCGCGCTCGACACGGGCGTCGCCGGGGGCGGGCGCATCTCCTAG
- a CDS encoding ABC transporter substrate-binding protein, which yields MRISRLLCGAAALTLAAGLASCSTETPTAAVARGSGEGFPIEIEHVYGTTTIAEQPERVATVAWANHEVPLALGVVPVGMSKATWGDDDGDGVLPWVEDRLEELDAEPPVLFDETDGIDFEAVADTEPDVILAAYSGLTEEDYRTLSKIAPVVAYPETPWGTSMEDMIALNATALGMQQQGEALTADLHAQIDESLAAHPELEGKKLLFAYLNPSDLSTIGFYTVHDTRPGFLAGLGLPQPAIVEEESAKTEEFYVELSSDVADRFDDVDVVVTYGDAEGAFVAQIQADPLLSKIPAVAEGRIAILEDATPLAASANPSPLSIGWGIDDYFALLAAATSGQSGE from the coding sequence GTGCGCATCTCACGTCTTCTCTGCGGCGCAGCCGCCCTCACCCTCGCCGCCGGCCTCGCATCATGCTCGACGGAGACCCCGACGGCAGCAGTCGCGAGAGGGTCTGGCGAGGGCTTCCCGATCGAGATCGAGCACGTCTACGGCACGACCACGATCGCGGAGCAGCCCGAACGCGTGGCGACGGTGGCCTGGGCCAACCACGAGGTGCCCCTCGCCCTCGGCGTGGTGCCGGTCGGCATGAGCAAGGCGACGTGGGGCGACGACGACGGCGACGGGGTGCTGCCCTGGGTCGAGGACCGGCTCGAGGAGCTCGACGCCGAGCCCCCGGTGCTCTTCGACGAGACCGACGGCATCGATTTCGAGGCCGTCGCCGACACCGAGCCCGACGTGATCCTCGCCGCCTACTCGGGGCTCACCGAGGAGGACTACCGCACACTGTCGAAGATCGCCCCGGTGGTCGCGTACCCCGAGACCCCCTGGGGCACCTCGATGGAGGACATGATCGCGCTCAACGCGACGGCGCTCGGCATGCAGCAGCAGGGCGAGGCGCTCACCGCGGATCTGCACGCGCAGATCGATGAGTCGCTCGCCGCGCACCCCGAGCTCGAGGGCAAGAAGCTGCTCTTCGCCTATTTGAACCCCTCCGACCTCTCCACGATCGGCTTCTACACCGTGCACGACACCCGTCCCGGCTTCCTCGCCGGTCTGGGCCTGCCGCAGCCGGCGATCGTCGAGGAGGAGAGCGCGAAGACCGAGGAGTTCTACGTCGAGCTCAGCTCCGACGTCGCCGACCGCTTCGACGACGTGGACGTCGTCGTCACCTACGGCGACGCCGAGGGTGCGTTCGTCGCGCAGATCCAGGCCGACCCGCTGCTCTCGAAGATCCCCGCGGTGGCCGAGGGGCGGATCGCCATTCTCGAGGACGCGACGCCGCTCGCGGCCTCGGCGAACCCCTCGCCGCTCTCCATCGGCTGGGGCATCGACGACTACTTCGCGCTGCTCGCGGCCGCGACCTCGGGTCAGAGCGGGGAGTGA